A DNA window from Hemibagrus wyckioides isolate EC202008001 linkage group LG11, SWU_Hwy_1.0, whole genome shotgun sequence contains the following coding sequences:
- the card14 gene encoding caspase recruitment domain-containing protein 14 isoform X2 has protein sequence MSDMAHEPSDFKDMGEEELWDLINDNRHAISLGVRPCVIIPYLRQARVLSDLDEDEILTCIKLNNRSMRTSHMLDLLRIQGRNGAVALLEGLMIHYPVLYTQVTGRKPSTEPSRFSGLIKYSELTEYLVRAVTGMQKELQAERQEAALLRSQCCSLQTELARVTQEAKEQKNLQTEHTRLQKSHADMHRDLLKLKDEKCDLYVRYAAAVEEKSEVNIRCRDLTLQVYQLQCELRKAQTETEFQRHRSVKRASSIETQQLRDEIITLRRQLQQAENITPAHQEILAQDLAEARDRRSELAEELRRLQDDNEALTRERDELLEEKDRLSLQVQKLSLDCEMYQQKSSVFQTQFSELQAERDRAYLSRDEAQAQIACSLAEKDTLRAQLVELQEEIFTLRAHKTQRNSSHSSERSISWDSGRDMSCDSPPSSPMHRPRLRRMNAMPPGCSNSFEYIKYIDDGFNSTRSSLVDPPCPDSMRRRDTDPEFSDHSPDMIDDSFCMLNLDHDFGLLCKDFSGMGKTSPLSPSPDSPGTTSVSRASAPPFLVRSRPQAVRITGRALTLSFQGEGLLSQLEVIGGNKTGVFIHNVTPGSPAHSVGISPGAQILEVKFQTEQRALRMHLEDSTMEEALWALGQVKGTCSLSLRPKQDAYQNLLQELKIREVTSGDSFYVRVNMSLPGGGAEILSVTCNDILHVTDSHYGSDGYWWASHVHGCQLMDLKSGRVPNFYRAQRQLIRAIEDLSFQHQAPRRVERAQVKQKAVRIVSTARQGRNPLWVSVEEDNNTNSSNDEGKPTSMSLMPYTLVTPHYPPVCRPVLLLPTILRGIVHKRLAEQKGYQLCEPETLSDSEHAVRMQKGEILEECEPNTHSCYTVQGVEKIMKRGTHCVLPLGLDCVRRLHRAEIFPIIIFIASTERSARRFKQKLRQNYITESQLLECSWNEEPLLDKLPCLYRSVPPESWSDTAGLLDNVQHIIQEEQRKIVWVEPDLW, from the exons ATGTCGGACATGGCGCACGAGCCGTCGGACTTTAAGGACATGGGCGAAGAGGAGCTGTGGGATCTGATTAACGACAACAGGCACGCGATCTCTCTGGGAGTGCGCCCGTGCGTGATCATCCCGTACCTGCGGCAGGCGCGCGTGCTCAGCGACCTGGACGAGGACGAgatcctcacgtgcatcaagtTAAACAACCGCAGCATGAGAACCA gtcacaTGCTGGATCTGCTGCGTATTCAGGGTCGTAACGGAGCCGTGGCTCTGCTGGAGGGTCTGATGATCCACTACCCTGTTCTCTACACACAGGTCACCGGCCGCAAACCCAGCACCGAGCCCAGCCGCTTCAGTG ggttgATCAAGTACTCGGAGCTGACGGAGTATCTGGTTCGGGCCGTGACGGGGATGCAGAAGGAGCTGCAGGCGGAGCGTCAGGAAGCGGCTCTGCTGCGCTCGCAGTGTTGCAGCCTGCAGACGGAGCTGGCCAGAGTCACACAGGAAGCAAAGGAGCAGAAAAACCTgcagactgaacacacacgccTGCAGAAGTCCCATGCAG acatGCACAGAGATCTGTTGAAGCTGAAGGATGAGAAGTGTGATCTGTATGTACGATACGCTGCGGCTGTGGAGGAGAAATCAGAAGTGAACATTCGTTGCAGAGATCTCACTCTGCag gtgTATCAGCTGCAGTGTGAGTTGAGAAAGGCTCAGACGGAGACAGAGTTTCAGAGACATCGCTCAGTGAAGAGAGCGTCCTCCATCGAGACACAGCAGCTGCGTGATGAGATCATCACACTGCGCAGACAACTGCAGCAAGCCGAGAACATCACaccg gcaCACCAGGAAATCCTGGCTCAGGATTTGGCAGAAGCGAGGGATCGGCGCTCTGAACTCGCTGAGGAACTGCGGAGGCTTCAAGACGATAACGAGGCtctaacgagagagagagacgag CTGTTGGAGGAGAAGGACCGTCTCTCTCTGCAGGTGCAGAAGTTGTCTCTGGATTGTGAGATGTATCAGCAGAAAAGCTCCGTGTTTCAGACTCAGTTTAGCGAGCTTCAGGCCGAGCGAGATCGG GCGTACCTGTCCCGGGATGAGGCGCAGGCACAGATTGCGTGCAGTCTGGCGGAGAAGGACACGTTGAGAGCTCAGCTGGTGGAGCTACAGGAGGAGATCTTCACCCTCAGAGCACATAAGACACAGAGAAACTCGAGTCATAGCAGC GAGCGGTCGATCAGCTGGGACAGCGGTCGAGATATGAGCTGTGACAGTCCACCGTCCAGCCCCATGCATCGCCCCCGACTGCGCCGCATGAACGCCATGCCGCCCGGCTGCTCCAACAGCTTCGAGTACATTAAA TACATTGATGATGGGTTCAACAGTACCAGGTCCAGTTTGGTGGACCCTCCGTGTCCTGACTCCATGCGCAGGAGAGACACAGACCCAGAGTTCAGCGATCACAG TCCAGATATGATTGACGATTCTTTCTGTATGCTCAACCTGGACCACGACTTTGGTCTTCTTTGCAAAg atttttcagGCATGGGGAAAACCTCACCATTATCACCGTCTCCTGACTCCCCGGGAACAACCAg CGTGTCTCGGGCGTCTGCTCCTCCGTTCCTGGTGCGTTCTCGTCCTCAGGCTGTCCGCATCACCGGCCGAGCTCTGACCCTGTCCTTCCAGGGGGAGGGGCTGCTGAGTCAGCTGGAGGTCATCGGGGGCAACAAGACGGGTGTCTTCATCCATAACGTCACCCCAGGCTCACCGGCTCACAGCGTGGGCATCAGCCCCGGGGCACAGAtcctggag gtGAAGTTTCAGACAGAGCAGCGAGCTCTCCGCATGCATCTGGAAGATTCCACCATGGAGGAGGCTCTGTGGGCGCTCGGGCAGGTCAAGGGAACCTGCAGCCTCTCACTGCGTCCTAAACAAGATG CCTATCAGAATCTTCTCCAGGAGCTGAAGATCCGTGAGGTCACCTCAGGTGACTCCTTCTATGTCCGAGTGAACATGTCGCTGCCAGGGGGCGGGGCCGAAATTCTGTCCGTCACTTGTAACGACATCCTGCACGTGACAGACAGTCACTACGGCTCCGACGGCTACTGGTGGGCGAGTCACGTCCACGGCTGCCAGCTGATGGACCTGAAGAGTGGGCGTGTGCCGAATTTCTACAG agcaCAGAGGCAGTTAATCCGAGCCATCGAGGATCTTTCCTTTCAACATCAGGCACCCAGAAGG gttgaGAGAGCGCAGGTGAAGCAGAAGGCTGTGCGGATCGTCAGTACAGCTCGACAGGGCAGGAACCCGCTGTGGGTCAGTGTGGAAGAggacaacaacacaaactcatcaaatg ATGAAGGTAAGCCTACCTCAATGAGCCTGATGCCCTACACACTGGTGACTCCTCACTACCCCCCTGTGTGCCGCCCCGTCCTCCTGCTTCCCACAATCCTCAGGGGCATCGTACATAAGCGACTGGCTGAGCAGAAGGGCTACCAGCTGTGTGAGCCAG AGACTCTGAGTGACTCGGAACACGCGGTGCGCATGCAGAAGGGCGAGATTCTGGAGGAGTGTGAGccgaacacacacagctgttacaCCGTGCAGGGAGTCGAGAAGATCATGAAGCGT ggCACCCACTGTGTTCTCCCTCTAGGGTTGGACTGTGTACGGCGGCTGCATCGCGCTGAGATTTtccccatcatcatcttcatcgcTTCTACAGAACGAAGTGCTCGCAGATTCAA acagaaacttCGTCAGAACTACATCACCGAGTCTCAGCTGCTGGAGTGCTCCTGGAACGAGGAGCCTCTGCTGGACAAGCTGCCCTGCCTGTATCGCAGCGTTCCTCCCGAGAGCTGGAGCGACACCGCCGGCCTGCTGGACAACGTGCAGCACATCATCCAGGAGGAGCAGCGCAAGATCGTCTGGGTCGAGCCGGACCTGTGGTGA
- the card14 gene encoding caspase recruitment domain-containing protein 14 isoform X1, producing the protein MSDMAHEPSDFKDMGEEELWDLINDNRHAISLGVRPCVIIPYLRQARVLSDLDEDEILTCIKLNNRSMRTSHMLDLLRIQGRNGAVALLEGLMIHYPVLYTQVTGRKPSTEPSRFSGLIKYSELTEYLVRAVTGMQKELQAERQEAALLRSQCCSLQTELARVTQEAKEQKNLQTEHTRLQKSHADMHRDLLKLKDEKCDLYVRYAAAVEEKSEVNIRCRDLTLQVYQLQCELRKAQTETEFQRHRSVKRASSIETQQLRDEIITLRRQLQQAENITPAHQEILAQDLAEARDRRSELAEELRRLQDDNEALTRERDELLEEKDRLSLQVQKLSLDCEMYQQKSSVFQTQFSELQAERDRAYLSRDEAQAQIACSLAEKDTLRAQLVELQEEIFTLRAHKTQRNSSHSSERSISWDSGRDMSCDSPPSSPMHRPRLRRMNAMPPGCSNSFEYIKQYIDDGFNSTRSSLVDPPCPDSMRRRDTDPEFSDHSPDMIDDSFCMLNLDHDFGLLCKDFSGMGKTSPLSPSPDSPGTTSVSRASAPPFLVRSRPQAVRITGRALTLSFQGEGLLSQLEVIGGNKTGVFIHNVTPGSPAHSVGISPGAQILEVKFQTEQRALRMHLEDSTMEEALWALGQVKGTCSLSLRPKQDAYQNLLQELKIREVTSGDSFYVRVNMSLPGGGAEILSVTCNDILHVTDSHYGSDGYWWASHVHGCQLMDLKSGRVPNFYRAQRQLIRAIEDLSFQHQAPRRVERAQVKQKAVRIVSTARQGRNPLWVSVEEDNNTNSSNDEGKPTSMSLMPYTLVTPHYPPVCRPVLLLPTILRGIVHKRLAEQKGYQLCEPETLSDSEHAVRMQKGEILEECEPNTHSCYTVQGVEKIMKRGTHCVLPLGLDCVRRLHRAEIFPIIIFIASTERSARRFKQKLRQNYITESQLLECSWNEEPLLDKLPCLYRSVPPESWSDTAGLLDNVQHIIQEEQRKIVWVEPDLW; encoded by the exons ATGTCGGACATGGCGCACGAGCCGTCGGACTTTAAGGACATGGGCGAAGAGGAGCTGTGGGATCTGATTAACGACAACAGGCACGCGATCTCTCTGGGAGTGCGCCCGTGCGTGATCATCCCGTACCTGCGGCAGGCGCGCGTGCTCAGCGACCTGGACGAGGACGAgatcctcacgtgcatcaagtTAAACAACCGCAGCATGAGAACCA gtcacaTGCTGGATCTGCTGCGTATTCAGGGTCGTAACGGAGCCGTGGCTCTGCTGGAGGGTCTGATGATCCACTACCCTGTTCTCTACACACAGGTCACCGGCCGCAAACCCAGCACCGAGCCCAGCCGCTTCAGTG ggttgATCAAGTACTCGGAGCTGACGGAGTATCTGGTTCGGGCCGTGACGGGGATGCAGAAGGAGCTGCAGGCGGAGCGTCAGGAAGCGGCTCTGCTGCGCTCGCAGTGTTGCAGCCTGCAGACGGAGCTGGCCAGAGTCACACAGGAAGCAAAGGAGCAGAAAAACCTgcagactgaacacacacgccTGCAGAAGTCCCATGCAG acatGCACAGAGATCTGTTGAAGCTGAAGGATGAGAAGTGTGATCTGTATGTACGATACGCTGCGGCTGTGGAGGAGAAATCAGAAGTGAACATTCGTTGCAGAGATCTCACTCTGCag gtgTATCAGCTGCAGTGTGAGTTGAGAAAGGCTCAGACGGAGACAGAGTTTCAGAGACATCGCTCAGTGAAGAGAGCGTCCTCCATCGAGACACAGCAGCTGCGTGATGAGATCATCACACTGCGCAGACAACTGCAGCAAGCCGAGAACATCACaccg gcaCACCAGGAAATCCTGGCTCAGGATTTGGCAGAAGCGAGGGATCGGCGCTCTGAACTCGCTGAGGAACTGCGGAGGCTTCAAGACGATAACGAGGCtctaacgagagagagagacgag CTGTTGGAGGAGAAGGACCGTCTCTCTCTGCAGGTGCAGAAGTTGTCTCTGGATTGTGAGATGTATCAGCAGAAAAGCTCCGTGTTTCAGACTCAGTTTAGCGAGCTTCAGGCCGAGCGAGATCGG GCGTACCTGTCCCGGGATGAGGCGCAGGCACAGATTGCGTGCAGTCTGGCGGAGAAGGACACGTTGAGAGCTCAGCTGGTGGAGCTACAGGAGGAGATCTTCACCCTCAGAGCACATAAGACACAGAGAAACTCGAGTCATAGCAGC GAGCGGTCGATCAGCTGGGACAGCGGTCGAGATATGAGCTGTGACAGTCCACCGTCCAGCCCCATGCATCGCCCCCGACTGCGCCGCATGAACGCCATGCCGCCCGGCTGCTCCAACAGCTTCGAGTACATTAAA CAGTACATTGATGATGGGTTCAACAGTACCAGGTCCAGTTTGGTGGACCCTCCGTGTCCTGACTCCATGCGCAGGAGAGACACAGACCCAGAGTTCAGCGATCACAG TCCAGATATGATTGACGATTCTTTCTGTATGCTCAACCTGGACCACGACTTTGGTCTTCTTTGCAAAg atttttcagGCATGGGGAAAACCTCACCATTATCACCGTCTCCTGACTCCCCGGGAACAACCAg CGTGTCTCGGGCGTCTGCTCCTCCGTTCCTGGTGCGTTCTCGTCCTCAGGCTGTCCGCATCACCGGCCGAGCTCTGACCCTGTCCTTCCAGGGGGAGGGGCTGCTGAGTCAGCTGGAGGTCATCGGGGGCAACAAGACGGGTGTCTTCATCCATAACGTCACCCCAGGCTCACCGGCTCACAGCGTGGGCATCAGCCCCGGGGCACAGAtcctggag gtGAAGTTTCAGACAGAGCAGCGAGCTCTCCGCATGCATCTGGAAGATTCCACCATGGAGGAGGCTCTGTGGGCGCTCGGGCAGGTCAAGGGAACCTGCAGCCTCTCACTGCGTCCTAAACAAGATG CCTATCAGAATCTTCTCCAGGAGCTGAAGATCCGTGAGGTCACCTCAGGTGACTCCTTCTATGTCCGAGTGAACATGTCGCTGCCAGGGGGCGGGGCCGAAATTCTGTCCGTCACTTGTAACGACATCCTGCACGTGACAGACAGTCACTACGGCTCCGACGGCTACTGGTGGGCGAGTCACGTCCACGGCTGCCAGCTGATGGACCTGAAGAGTGGGCGTGTGCCGAATTTCTACAG agcaCAGAGGCAGTTAATCCGAGCCATCGAGGATCTTTCCTTTCAACATCAGGCACCCAGAAGG gttgaGAGAGCGCAGGTGAAGCAGAAGGCTGTGCGGATCGTCAGTACAGCTCGACAGGGCAGGAACCCGCTGTGGGTCAGTGTGGAAGAggacaacaacacaaactcatcaaatg ATGAAGGTAAGCCTACCTCAATGAGCCTGATGCCCTACACACTGGTGACTCCTCACTACCCCCCTGTGTGCCGCCCCGTCCTCCTGCTTCCCACAATCCTCAGGGGCATCGTACATAAGCGACTGGCTGAGCAGAAGGGCTACCAGCTGTGTGAGCCAG AGACTCTGAGTGACTCGGAACACGCGGTGCGCATGCAGAAGGGCGAGATTCTGGAGGAGTGTGAGccgaacacacacagctgttacaCCGTGCAGGGAGTCGAGAAGATCATGAAGCGT ggCACCCACTGTGTTCTCCCTCTAGGGTTGGACTGTGTACGGCGGCTGCATCGCGCTGAGATTTtccccatcatcatcttcatcgcTTCTACAGAACGAAGTGCTCGCAGATTCAA acagaaacttCGTCAGAACTACATCACCGAGTCTCAGCTGCTGGAGTGCTCCTGGAACGAGGAGCCTCTGCTGGACAAGCTGCCCTGCCTGTATCGCAGCGTTCCTCCCGAGAGCTGGAGCGACACCGCCGGCCTGCTGGACAACGTGCAGCACATCATCCAGGAGGAGCAGCGCAAGATCGTCTGGGTCGAGCCGGACCTGTGGTGA